The Micromonospora siamensis genome contains the following window.
CCAGCGGGTCGCCCCCGACTCCAGGGTGGTGTACGTGGACGTCGACCCGGTGGCGGTGGCGCACAGCCGGGAGATCCTCGCCGGCAACGACCGGGCCACCGTGATCCAGGAGGACCTGCGGCGGCCGGCGGCGATCCTGGCCCACCCGGAGGTCACCCGGCTGCTCGACTTCTCCGAACCGGTCGCCGTGATGATCGTGGCGGTGCTGCACTTCATCGCGCCCGAGGACCGGCCGGCGGAGATCCTGCGTACCCTGCGGGACGCGCTGGCCCCCGGCAGCCACCTGGTGCTCTCCCAGGCCAGCGACGACGGCCGGGACGGCACCGGCGAACGGGCCGAGGCCGAGCGGGTCTACCGGCGCACCGACAGCCAGCTCTGGATCCGCGGCCGACGGGAGATGATCGACCTCTTCGACGGCTTCGACCTGGTCGAGCCCGGGGTGGTGTGGGTGCCGCAGTGGCGGCCGGAGTCGCCGGAGAGCGCCGAGGACGCCGAGCGGGCGGTCTTCATGGGCGGCGTGGGGCGGCTGTCGTGACCGGGGGACCGGAGGCCGACCGGTCCTGCCCGGGGACGTTCGCCCGGGCCTGGGCCAAGGCCGTCTCGGGCACCAGCTACCTGCCGATGACCCAGGCCCAGCTGGAGGCGCTGCTGCACCGGCTCACCGGGCGGCTGGCCGAGGCGCTGCGCTCCGAGCCGTTCGACCAGCGCATCGGGCAGCAGGTCGGCGCGGAGCTGGTCGCCGCGCACATCGCCTCCGCCGAGGGACTGGGCCGTACCGTCGAGGTGATCCAGCTGCGGCTGCTGCGCGACCTGGGGCTGGTCGCCGACGACGGCGAGGACCGGATGGCGCGGCTGCTGGCCACGGTCGCCACCGGGTACGCCCGCGCGCTGCGCGACCGGACCCTCGACGAGCAGGAGTCCATCCGGCGGGCCGCCATGGTGGCCCGGGCGCAGGCCGAGCGGGCGCTGCGGGACAGCGAGGCCCGGTTCCGGCACCAGGCCAACCACGACCCGCTCACCGGCCTGCCCAACCGCACCCTGTTCACCGAGCGGCTCACGGCGGCCATCGAGGGCCGGGGGGCGGACCGGGTCGGCGTCTGCTTCCTGGACCTGGACCGGTTCAAGGTGATCAACGATTCGCTCGGCCACCAGATCGGCGACCTGCTGCTGGTGGCGGTCGGTGAGCGGCTGCGCCAGGCCGTCGGCGAGCACCTGGTGGCGCGGCTCGGCGGCGACGAGTTCGTCATCCTGGTCGAACGCACCGGCGGCACCGACGACGCGGTCCGGGTCGCCGAGACGGCGCTGGCCGCCGTCCGCCGACCGACGGTCGTCGCCGGGCACGAGCTCACCGTCTCGGCCAGCATCGGCATCGTGGAGCAGCCGGTCGACGGCACCACCCCCGGTGAGCTGATGCGGGCCGCCGGCAGCACCCTGCACTGGGCCAAGGCCGCCGGTGGGGCCCGCTGGTCGGTCTTCGACGCCGACCGCAACGAACGCGAGCTGGCCCGGTACGCGCTCTCCGCCGCCATCCCGACGGCGCTGGAGCGCGGCGAGTTCCTGCTGGACTACCAGCCGCTGACCTCGCTGCGCGACGGCACCGTCCTGGGGATGGAAGCGCTGGTGCGGTGGCGGCATCCCCAACGCGGGCTGCTGCGCCCGGACGCCTTCATCGGGCTGGCCGAGGAGACCGGGCTGATCGTGCCGCTCGGCGGCTGGGTGCTGGCCGAGGCCTGCCGGGAGGCGGCCGGCTGGGGCGACGGGTCGGGGCCCGCGCCGTTCGTCAGCGTGAACCTGGCGGTGCAGCAGGTCCGCCGGCCGGGGCTGGTGGACGAGGTGCGGCGGCTGCTGCGCCGCACCGGCCTGCCGCCGCGACGGCTCCAGCTGGAG
Protein-coding sequences here:
- a CDS encoding SAM-dependent methyltransferase, whose amino-acid sequence is MQRPDWAPDTIDIERPSVARMYDYYLGGSHNFAPDRAAARAMMAAVPEAPLMAQANRAFLRRVVQHLAESGVRQFLDIGSGIPTVGNVHEIAQRVAPDSRVVYVDVDPVAVAHSREILAGNDRATVIQEDLRRPAAILAHPEVTRLLDFSEPVAVMIVAVLHFIAPEDRPAEILRTLRDALAPGSHLVLSQASDDGRDGTGERAEAERVYRRTDSQLWIRGRREMIDLFDGFDLVEPGVVWVPQWRPESPESAEDAERAVFMGGVGRLS
- a CDS encoding putative bifunctional diguanylate cyclase/phosphodiesterase; the encoded protein is MTQAQLEALLHRLTGRLAEALRSEPFDQRIGQQVGAELVAAHIASAEGLGRTVEVIQLRLLRDLGLVADDGEDRMARLLATVATGYARALRDRTLDEQESIRRAAMVARAQAERALRDSEARFRHQANHDPLTGLPNRTLFTERLTAAIEGRGADRVGVCFLDLDRFKVINDSLGHQIGDLLLVAVGERLRQAVGEHLVARLGGDEFVILVERTGGTDDAVRVAETALAAVRRPTVVAGHELTVSASIGIVEQPVDGTTPGELMRAAGSTLHWAKAAGGARWSVFDADRNERELARYALSAAIPTALERGEFLLDYQPLTSLRDGTVLGMEALVRWRHPQRGLLRPDAFIGLAEETGLIVPLGGWVLAEACREAAGWGDGSGPAPFVSVNLAVQQVRRPGLVDEVRRLLRRTGLPPRRLQLELTESTMMSTAEEPVRALRVLADLGVRIAIDDFGTGYCNLAYLRGLPVTELKVAGEFVTGLRAPEPASRTDERILASLVSLAHALDLTVTAEGVETAEQADRLRAIGCDAAQGWHFGRPGPAGQHLARSPALSGT